In Amycolatopsis sp. FBCC-B4732, the genomic stretch CGAGCGGGTGACGACCTGGTCGACGGCCCCGGTCAGCCGCACCCCGCACTCGGCGACGACGGTGTGCCGCCCGGCTTCGATGCGGGTGAACTCGACGGGTGCGGTGAACGCGCCGGAGCTGTCGGTGCGGGCCTCGCCGACCTCGGCGCCGTCGGAGGTGAGCGTGACCGTGCGGTCGGGCTGGCAGCCCCGGCCCGACGCCGCGAGGGTCTCCCCGGGCTGGATGCTCGGCCGGTCGAGCACGAGTTCACCGGGCTTGGGCACGGTGCTGGTCGCGGTGGGGGTGCCGGGCGTGCCGGGCGTGCCGGGCGGCGTGGTGGTGGTCGTCGTCGGCGGGGTCGTCGTGGTGGACGGCGGCGGGGTGGTGGTGCCGGGCGGGGTCGTGGTGGTGCCGGGCCGGGTCGGGCGCGTGGTCACGACCGGCGGGGTGGTGGCCGGGGGCGGCGGGGTCGTGGTTGTGGTGACCCCCGTGACGACGAAGGTCCCGCTGGCGGTCTGCTTCTGGCTCGTGCAAGTCGCGGTCACCGTGTAGGAGCCGGGCTTCGCGGAGGCTGGAACGGTGGCCGGGATCTGCCCGCTGGTCGCGGGCGCCACCTTCTGGGTGAGCGCGGCGCCCGCCCAGAAGAAATTGATGATCCGGCAGGTCGGGAAACCGTTCCAGGAAATGGTGAAAGAACTGCCTGCCGGCCCGCTCGACGGTTTCAAACCAACCGAAGATGTGTATTGTGCGTTGGCGTTGCCCGCGAACGTGAGCAGCAGCAACGTTCCGGCAACGGCGCCCAAAAACAGCCGAACCACGAATCTCATCGGACGTCCCTCCCCGGTGTGTGCTCGCTGTAGCATTCCGGACCAGTCGGATAACGCAAGTAGGGGATGCCCAATGGGACGTGTCATCGCGGCGGGGGTTGCGTTGGGTTTGTGCGCGGTGGTGCTCGGCGCGCCGGCCGCGTCGGCCGATTCCGGCTCGCTCGACGTGCAGGTGTCGATCGACCAGCGGCCGGTCGAGGACGCCACCGTCCCGATCGACCCGGCGAGCCAGGTCGAACTGAAGGTCGTGGCCACCAACTCCGGCACCGCGCCGGTGAAGGTCCGCAGCGTGCGGCTGTCGGGGGTCGCCCTCGCGCTGACGTTCTTCGCCTACGACACGACGGCGCCGTTCGAGGTGCCGGCCCGGGGCTCGGCGACCCGGACGTTCGTGCTCGACCTCGGTGACCTCAGCGGCCAGGCGACGGGGCTGCTTCCCTCGTCCGTGGAGCTGCTCGACGGCCAGCGCGTCACGCTCGGTGAAGCGACGACGGTCGCCGACGTCCGCGGCTCCGTCTGGTCGGTGTACGGCGTGTTCGGCCTGGCGATGCTCGTGCTGACGGTGCTCGCCTGGGCGGCCGCGCTGCTCGCGCTGGCCCGCCACCGGCTGGCGCCCAACCGCTGGCGCCGCGGCTTGCGCTTCCTGCCCGCCGGGTTCGGCACCGGCCTGGTCGCGGTGATCAGCCTGTCGGTGCTGCGGCTCGTCCCGCCGGAGCCGGCGGTCGAGATCCCGGTCGTGCTGGGCGCGGCGGCGATCGCGTTCCTGCTCGGCTACCTGACCCCGCACCCGGCACCCCCGGCGGTCACGCCCGCCGAAGACGGCGCCACGGTCCGGCTGCCGCTGCCGTCCACGCAGGAATTCACCCGATGAGCGCACCGGCCGAGCTGATCGCCGCCCTGCCGCAGTACGACATCGGGGCGGAGATCGGCGAAGGCGGCATGGGCGTGGTCTTCGCGGGGGTGCACCGGACGCTCGGCCGCAGCGTCGCGATCAAGCAGCTGCCCTGGGACATCCTCGACCACGCGTCGAGCAGCGCGCTCTTCGACCGCGAGGCGCGGGTGCTCGCCAGCCTCGACCACCCGCACATCGTCCCGGTGTACGACTACGTCCGCACGGGCCGCGAGCACCTGCTGGTGATGGAGCGCCTCGACGGCGGCACGGTCCACAGCCGCTTCCACGGCGGCGGCGTCAGCGGCGAGCAGGCGTGCGCGATCGGCCTGGCGATGCTGGCCGGCCTGCACGCGGCGCACCGGGCCGGCGTGCTGCACCTCGACGTCAAGCCGCGCAACCTGCTGTTCAGCACGCAGGGCGTGGTGAAGGTGGCCGACTTCGGCATCGCGCGCGTGATCAGCGAGGGCGCGACCCTGGTGACCCACGGCGGCGAGATCCTCGGCACGCCGGCGTACATCGCACCGGAGCAGGCGATGGGCAACGCGCTCAGCCCGGCGGCGGACGTCTACGCGGCGGGCACGGTGCTGTACGAGCTGCTGTCGGGCCGGTTGCCGTTCGACAACACCCGCGGCGCGATCAGCATGATGCGCCAGCACATGTTCACCGACCCGGCGCCGATCGCGGGCGTGCCGATGCCGATCGCCGGTGTGGTGATGCGGAGCCTGGCTCGCGAGCTGGACTCCCGGTACCGGGAAGCGGAGTCGTTGGCGGCGGATCTGGCGTCCGCGGCGACGGCGGTTTACGGGCCCGGGTGGCTGGAGCGGTCCGGGGTGCCGGTGCTGCACCTGACGCCGAGGGTGATCGCGGGGCTCAACTCCCCGACGGGCCCGACCCCGCAGGCCGCGGCCCTCGGCGCGGCGGCCGGCGGTGCCGGCTTGGCGGGTGGCCCCGGCGCGCCTGGTTCCGCGGGCGGCGGCCCGGCGGCACCCGATCCCGCCCGGACCCGTCCCGTGCAGCGGCCCGGCGGGCCCAACCCCACCTTGGCCGCGCCGTACGACCACCTCGACCCGAACCCGACCGGCGGCTCGACCGGCCCGTCGCCCGAAAGCTCGTCCGCCGCCATCGTCTGGCTTCGGGTCGGCGCCGCCGTCGCCGCTCTCGTGCTGGTCGTCCTCGCGCTGCTCAACCCCGAACGGCTGCCGCATTCGGCGTCGCCGAGCCTGAACCTCGGGGGGACCGCCGTGTCGGCTCCGGTCGAGGTGGACCTCAGCAAGCCGCTCATCTTCAGCGGGCCCGGGAACCCGGGGCCGGTCGCGGTCGAGCTGTCGGCGGCCGGGATTCCGCTCGGTTCGGCCGAAACCGCCGCGAAGGCCGAGGGCAACGGCTTCACCGCGGAGCTCACCCTGCCCGGGATCGCGCGGTGGATCGTCGGCGGCGCGGTCACGGCGACCGTCCGGACCGGGCCGATCACCCAGACCTTCACGCTCCTCACCAGCCAGCACCCGCTGGCCAGCGCGATGGGCGCGGGCAGCCTCATCCTGGCGCTGTTCGCGCTGGCCTACCTCGAATCCGGGCTGCGCACGATCCGCAACGGCCACCGCTGGCGCGGCGCGCCGGTCGGCGGCCCGGTGCTGGGCATCCTGTTCGGCGCCGCGGTGTGGCTCTGCGTTTCGGTGCTGCGCCTGCACGAGCCGTCGCCGGGGTTCGGCGCCGGGTGCGCGGTGGCGGGGGCGCTCGCGGCCGGGCTGGTCGTCGCCGCGGCGCGGCGCCGGGCGTCCACAGTGGTCAGTCGACCATCCGGACGGTGACGTGCGGGCTGTAGCTCTTCCGCCTGCTCCACCCGGATTCGGCGCAGAGGCCCAGCTGGATGGCGCGGTCGGCGGGCGCCCAGTAGCCCGTGCGGACGAAGTAGCCCTCCATCGTGGTGAGCGCGCCCAGGCGTTTGCGGGCCGAGCACATTTCCCAGCCCCACTGCCGCCCGGTCTTTTCGACGCCGTTGCGCCGGACGGACAGGCACGGGTTGCCGACCGCGCGGATGTCGGCGTCACCCTCCGTGACGTAGACGACGCCGTCGATCTTGTAGAAGCGGTTGTTGTCGAGCAGGGAAACCTGCCCGGACAACGTGACCGCGACCTGGCGGCCTTCCTCGCCCGCGAGTGTCCAATCGAGACAGAATTCCTGGACCGGGAGTTCCAGCGACTGGGTCATGACGAGTTCCCCTGTTCTAGCCGTGTCCCTTCCCGAAGATAGGGATTTTCCGGGCGCCGGGAAGGGGTGGGCGCGATCTTCACCCGAAGCGGGCGTCACGGACCGTGAAAAATGGTAAAGGAACCATTACCTTCGGCCGGGCGTTGAGCGGGCATGAGCGAGCCCTCTGTCATCGAACTCGGGCCACGCGACATGCTGGTCGTGGCGGGTCTCCCGGGCGCGGGCAAGACGACGATGCTCCGCCACGCGGCGACGGGCCTGCCGGTGCTGGACTCCGACCAGGTCCGCGAGCGCCTCGGGGCGGCGGTCCCGTCGGTGCCGTACCGCTGCTACCGGCCGGTGGTGCACGCGTGGCACCGCGCGCGGATCGTCGGCCGCGCGCTCGGGGCGACGGGCCCGATCGTGGTCCACGAGCCTTCGACGCGGGCGTCGACTCGTGCGCTGCTGGCGTTGGTCGGCGCGGTGAGCGGGCGGCCGGTGCGGTTGCTGTTCCTCGACGTGCCGGCGGAGCAGGCTCTGGAGGGTCAGCGGCGGCGGGGCCGGGTGGTGCGGCCGCGGTCGTTCGCGCGGCACGTGCGGCGGGTGGGGAAGTGGCGCGAGGACCTGCTCGCCGAGCGGGTTCCGGCGGGGTGGAGCAGCGTGCAGGTGATCGACCGGTCCCGCGCGGGACGCACCCGGCTGGTGGCGAAGCTTCTGGTGGAACTGGGTTCTTGAGCGGCCCGGTGCGGATTTGCCGTACCCGGTGCCCCGCTCACCCTCCGTTGGTCTGGACATTTTACATATTGGTCTAGACAATATCGGGTAACTCCCCGACTGGAGGACCCGATGAGGCGTTCCAGACTGTCCGCAACCCTCGCCGCCTTCGTGCTCGCGCTCTCCGGTCTCGTGACCGGGCAAGCCGAAGCCGCCAACCTCCTCACGAACCCCGGTTTCGAAGTCGGCTCGCTCTCCGGCTGGTCCTGTGCCAACGCCACCGCCGTCAGCACCCCCGTGCACGGCGGTGGGTACGCCCTCGCCGGCACGCCCGTCGGTGCCGACTACGCCCAGTGCGCGCAAACCGTGTCCGTTCAGCCGAACACCACCTACACCGTTTCCGCCTGGGTGCGCGGGAATCCCGTCTACCTCGGCATCACCGGCGGTGCCTCCACCTGGTCCGGCAACTCGGGCGCCTACAACCAGCTGCAACTCACCTTCACCACCGGCAACCAGACCTCCGCCCAGCTCTACCTCCACGGCTGGTACGGCGCCGGCACCTACTACGCCGACGACGTCGTCCTCGACGGGCCCGGTGGGAACACGCCCGGCACCCCCGGTGCGCCCGGGACCCCGGCCACCGGCGGCATCACGAACAACTCCATCGCCCTCGGCTGGGCCGCTGCCGCCGGCACCGTCACCGGGTACCGCGTCTACGAAGGCAGCACCGTCGTCGCCACCACGACCGGGACCAGCGCCACCATCGGCGGTCTGAAGGCCTGCGAAACCCACAGCTACGCCGTTGCCGCGTACAACTCCGCCGGGGAGTCGCCGAAATCCGCGACGAACAGTGCCACCACCACCGGCTGCGTCGACACCGGCCTGCCCAAGCACGCGCTCGTCGGCTACCTGCACGCCAGCTTCGCGAACGGCTCCGGCTACGTCCGGATGGCCGACGTGCCCGCCGCCTGGGACATCATCGACCTCGCCTTCGGGGAACCGACCTCGGTCACCTCGGGCGACATCCGCTTCACCCGGTGCCCCGTCGCCGAATGCCCGAACGTCGAGAGCGACGCCGACTTCACCGCCGCCATCAAGGCGAAGCAGGCGCAGGGCAAGAAGGTCGTCATCTCCATCGGCGGGCAGAACGGCCAGGTCCAGCTGACCACGACCGCCGCGCGGGACAAGTTCGTCAGCTCCGTCTCGGCGATCATCGACAAGTACGGGCTCAACGGCCTCGACGTCGACTTCGAGGGCCACTCGCTCTCGCTCAACGCCGGGGACACCGACTTCCGCAACCCGACCACGCCGGTGATCGTCAACCTGATCTCCGCGCTGAAGTCGCTCAAGGCCAAGTACGGCTCGGGGTTCGTCCTCACGATGGCACCGGAGACGTTCTTCGTGCAGGTCGGCTACCAGTTCTACGGCGGCTCGGGTGCCGGTGACGCGCGGACCGGCGCGTACCTGCCGGTCATCCACGCGCTGCGGGACTCGCTCACCGTGCTGCACGTCCAGGACTACAACTCCGGCCCGGTCATGGGCCTGGACAACCAGTACCACAACATGGGCGGCGCCGAGTTCCACATCGCGATGACCGACATGCTCAAGGCCGGCTTCAGCGTCGCGAACACCGGGCAGTTCTTCCCCGGGCTGCGGCCGGACCAGATCGCGATCGGCCTGCCCGCCGCGGTCAGCGCGGGCAACGGCTACACCTCGCCCGCGGACGTCCAGACGGCGGTCAACTGCCTGGTCAAGGGCAGCGGCTGCGGCTCGTACACCTTGCGCGGCGGCACCTCGCCCAGTCTCCGCGGGCTGATGACCTGGTCGATCAACTGGGACAAGTACTACAACTGGGAGTTCCAGAACAGCCACGAGCCGTTCCTGAACTCGCTGCCCTGACGCGTCGCGGTGTGCCCTGGCCATGGCTGGGGCACACTGCCTGACGTGGTGAAACGCGACTCCGTGCTGACGCGCGTCGTCCGGATCTTCGAGACCTTCGAACCGGACGCGCCCGCGCTGCGCGTCACCGACATCGCGCGGCGGACCGGGCTGCACGTCGCGACGGCGTCGCGGCTGATCGAGGAGCTGGTCGGGCACGGCTGGCTGCGGCGCGACACCGATCGGAGGGTCCGGGTGGGCGTCCGCTTGTGGGAACTGGCTTCGCGCGCCTCACCGACGCTGGGGCTGCGGGAGGCGGCGCTGCCCTTCATGGAAGACCTGCACGCCGTCGTAGGGCACCACACGCAGCTCGCCGTGCTCGAGGACCGCGAGGTGCTGTTCGTCGAACGCCTTTCCGCGCCCGGGGCCGTCGTCAACGTGACGCGGGTGGCCGGGCGGCTGCCGCTGCACGCGTCGTCGTCCGGGCTCGTGCTGCTCGCCCACGCGCCCGCCGACCTGCAGGAACAGGTGCTGGCCGGCCCGCTCGGCGCGTTCCGCCGGACGACGCTGACCGAGCCGGCGCGGCTGCGGCGCTTCCTCGCCGACGTCCGGCGGGACGGCTACGCGTTCTGTGCGGGCTTCATCGACGAGGAGACCACGGGGATCGCCGTCCCGCTGCGGGGACGCGGCGGTGACGTCGTCGCGGCGCTGTCGGTGATCGTGCCCAACGACGACTCCGCGCGGATGCAGATCCCGGCGCTGCGCGCGGCGGCCCGCGGAATCTCTCGGACACTCTCTCACTGAATGAGAGTGCGGTGGTGGGGGCCGGGCCCGCCGGGAGATGCTCGGGGCTCTTCGCGTGAAAGGACGTTCCCGTGCGCACCCAGGTCGCCATCGTCGGCGCCGGCCCGGCCGGGCTGCTGCTGTCCCACCTGCTCGGTCTCGAAGGCATCGACTCGGTGCTGCTCGAACGGCAGACCCCCGGCTACGTCCAGGCGCGCATCCGCGCCGGCATGCTCGAGGCGGGCACGGTCGGGCTCCTGCGCGAAACCGGGCTCGGCGGCCGGCTCGACGTCGAGGGCATGGAGCACCGGGGCATCCACCTGCAGTGGCCCGGCGAGCGGCACCACCTGGACTTCGTCGACCTCGTCGGCCGGTCGGTGACGATCTACGGGCAGACCGAGATCACCAAGGACCTGATGGCGGCACGGGAAAAGGCCGGCCGCCCGGCGTACTACTCGGCGTCCGACGTCACCCTCCACGACGTCACCGGGAAGCCGCACGTGACCTTCGTGGACGACGGCGGGCGGGCGCGGCGGGTCGACGCGGACGTCGTCGTCGGCTGCGACGGCTTCCACGGGCCGAGCCGCGCGGCCATCCCGGACGCCGCGATCTGGGAGCGCGCGTACCCGTTCGCGTGGCTCGGCGTGCTGGCCGACGTCGCGCCGTCGGCCGACGAGCTGATCTACGCCTGGCACCCGGACGGCTTCGCGATGCACAGCATGCGCTCGCCGCGCGTGAGCCGGTTCTACCTGCAGGTGGCGCCGGACGAAGACATCGCCGCGTGGAGCGACGAGCGGATCTGGGACGCGCTCGCCCAGCGGCTGGGCCACCCCGGCTGGGCGCTGGAAACCGGGCCGATCACCGAGAAGAGCGTGCTGCCGATGCGCAGTTTCGTCGCGACGCCGATGCGGCACGGGAACCTCTACCTCGCCGGGGACGCCGCGCACATCGTGCCGCCGACCGGGGCGAAGGGGCTGAACCTGGCCGTCGCCGACGTCGCCCTGCTGGCGAAGGCGCTCACCGCGTCCCTCAAGGACGGCACGGACGAGCTCGTCGACGCGTACTCGGACACGGCGCTGCGGCGGGTCTGGCGCAGCACGCACTTCTCCTGGTGGATGACGTCGATGCTGCACCGCCACGGCGACGACTTCGACGCCCAGCTCCAGCTGGCCCAGCTCCGCCGCACGGTGACGTCGGCGGCCGCGGCGACCGAGCTCGCGGACAACTATTCCGGGTTGCCGCTGTAACGACCGATTCCTTTCCGGCTCGCGCGTTGTCCAACCCTCGGCAGAACGCGAAGCGAGCCGCGAGGAGTCCCGAGTGCGCGTCGAAACCCCGCCCACACCGGCGGTACCGGAAACAGGAACGGCGAAGCGAAGGTGGGTCCTGGCGATCACCTCGATCGCCTCGATGATGGTCGTGTTCGACGCGCTGGTCGTGGCGACCGCCTTGACCGCGATCAAGGCCGGCACCGGCGCGTCGGTCGCCGAGCTCGAATGGACGGTCAACGCCTACGGCCTGAGCTTCGCCGTCCTGCTCATGACGGCCGCGGCCGCCGGGGACCGCTGGGGGCGGCGGCGGGTGTTCACGGCCGGGGTGAGCGTGTTCGCGCTGGCCTCGCTGGTCTGCGCCCTCGCGCCGGACGCCGGCACGCTGATCGCCGGGCGGGTGCTGCAGGGCGCGGGCGCCGCGTTCGTCGTGCCGCTCGCGCTGGCGCTGCTGGGCGCGGCCTTCCCGCCGGAGCTGCGGCCGAAGGCGCTCGGCGTCTTCGCGAGCGTGAGCGGGGCGGCGGTCCCGCTCGGGCCGCTGCTGGGTGGCGCCGTCGTGGCGGGCATCTCCTGGCCGTGGATCTTCTGGATCAACGTCCCCGTCGGCGCGGTCCTGGTCGTCCTCGCCCTGACCCGGGTCGAGGAGAGCCACGGGCCCGATCGCGCCCTCGACGTGCCGGGGCTGCTGCTGGCCGGCGCCGGGTCGTTCGGGGTGGTGTGGGGGCTGGCGCAGGTCGGCACCGCGGGCTGGACCGGCGTCGCGGCACCGCTCGCGGCCGGGCTGATCGCGCTCGGCGCGTTCGTCGCCTGGCAGCGGCGGGCGGCGCACCCGATGCTCCCGCCGCGGCTGTTCCGCTCGCGCCGGTTCTCGGCGGGCAACGCGGTGATCTTCTTCCACTGGGCCTCGGCGCTGGGCGCGACCTTCTTCATGGCCCAGTTCCTGCAGGAGGGGCTCGGGTACGGGCCGCTGGCCGCCGGGGCCGGGCTGGCGCCGTGGGGGCTGACCACCGTGGTCGTCCCGCAGCTGGCCGGGCGGCTGGTCGGCCGGTTCGGCGAGCGGCCGTTCATCGTCGCGGGGCTGGGGCTGCACGGCCTGGCCATGCTCTGGATCGCCGCGGTCGCCGGGCCGTCGACGACGTACTGGGTGCTCGCCGCGCCGCTGGTGCTGTCGGGCACGGGCATCGCGATGTGCCTGCCCGCCGTGCAGAGCGCGGTGCTGACCTCGGCCGGGCCGCGGTTCCTCGGCAAGGCGTCCGGCGCGTTCAGCGCGATGCGGCAGCTCGGCGGCGCCTTCGGCGTGGCCGTCCTGGTCGCCGGGTTCTCGCTGGCCGGCGGCTACGAGGCGTTCACCGGGGGGTTCACGGCCGCCGTCGTGCTCAGCGCCGCCCTCGCCGCCGCCGGTGCGCTGGCCGGCTGTTTCGTCCCCCGCCTCGAACCGAAGGAGTGCTGAATCATGACCGACCTGAAAGCCCACGCCGACCTGCTGCGCGAACTGCACCACGGCGACCTGCTCGTGCTGCCGAACGCCTGGGACGAAGCCAGCGCCGAACTCGTCGTCGAGACCGGGTTCCCGGTGGTGGCGACGTCCAGCGCCGCCGTGGCCGACGTGCTGGGGTTCCAGGACGGCGAAGCGGCGCCGTGGCGGGAGATGTTCGCGGCGGCCGCCCGGATCGCCCGCGCCGTGGGAGTTCCGGTGACGGTGGACGCCGAAGCCGGCTACGGGCTGGCACCGGGTGAGCTGGTGGACCGGCTCCTCGAAGCCGGGGCGGCCGGGTGCAACCTCGAGGACACCGACCACCGCGC encodes the following:
- a CDS encoding chitinase, with the protein product MRRSRLSATLAAFVLALSGLVTGQAEAANLLTNPGFEVGSLSGWSCANATAVSTPVHGGGYALAGTPVGADYAQCAQTVSVQPNTTYTVSAWVRGNPVYLGITGGASTWSGNSGAYNQLQLTFTTGNQTSAQLYLHGWYGAGTYYADDVVLDGPGGNTPGTPGAPGTPATGGITNNSIALGWAAAAGTVTGYRVYEGSTVVATTTGTSATIGGLKACETHSYAVAAYNSAGESPKSATNSATTTGCVDTGLPKHALVGYLHASFANGSGYVRMADVPAAWDIIDLAFGEPTSVTSGDIRFTRCPVAECPNVESDADFTAAIKAKQAQGKKVVISIGGQNGQVQLTTTAARDKFVSSVSAIIDKYGLNGLDVDFEGHSLSLNAGDTDFRNPTTPVIVNLISALKSLKAKYGSGFVLTMAPETFFVQVGYQFYGGSGAGDARTGAYLPVIHALRDSLTVLHVQDYNSGPVMGLDNQYHNMGGAEFHIAMTDMLKAGFSVANTGQFFPGLRPDQIAIGLPAAVSAGNGYTSPADVQTAVNCLVKGSGCGSYTLRGGTSPSLRGLMTWSINWDKYYNWEFQNSHEPFLNSLP
- a CDS encoding serine/threonine-protein kinase, translated to MSAPAELIAALPQYDIGAEIGEGGMGVVFAGVHRTLGRSVAIKQLPWDILDHASSSALFDREARVLASLDHPHIVPVYDYVRTGREHLLVMERLDGGTVHSRFHGGGVSGEQACAIGLAMLAGLHAAHRAGVLHLDVKPRNLLFSTQGVVKVADFGIARVISEGATLVTHGGEILGTPAYIAPEQAMGNALSPAADVYAAGTVLYELLSGRLPFDNTRGAISMMRQHMFTDPAPIAGVPMPIAGVVMRSLARELDSRYREAESLAADLASAATAVYGPGWLERSGVPVLHLTPRVIAGLNSPTGPTPQAAALGAAAGGAGLAGGPGAPGSAGGGPAAPDPARTRPVQRPGGPNPTLAAPYDHLDPNPTGGSTGPSPESSSAAIVWLRVGAAVAALVLVVLALLNPERLPHSASPSLNLGGTAVSAPVEVDLSKPLIFSGPGNPGPVAVELSAAGIPLGSAETAAKAEGNGFTAELTLPGIARWIVGGAVTATVRTGPITQTFTLLTSQHPLASAMGAGSLILALFALAYLESGLRTIRNGHRWRGAPVGGPVLGILFGAAVWLCVSVLRLHEPSPGFGAGCAVAGALAAGLVVAAARRRASTVVSRPSGR
- a CDS encoding DHA2 family efflux MFS transporter permease subunit → MRVETPPTPAVPETGTAKRRWVLAITSIASMMVVFDALVVATALTAIKAGTGASVAELEWTVNAYGLSFAVLLMTAAAAGDRWGRRRVFTAGVSVFALASLVCALAPDAGTLIAGRVLQGAGAAFVVPLALALLGAAFPPELRPKALGVFASVSGAAVPLGPLLGGAVVAGISWPWIFWINVPVGAVLVVLALTRVEESHGPDRALDVPGLLLAGAGSFGVVWGLAQVGTAGWTGVAAPLAAGLIALGAFVAWQRRAAHPMLPPRLFRSRRFSAGNAVIFFHWASALGATFFMAQFLQEGLGYGPLAAGAGLAPWGLTTVVVPQLAGRLVGRFGERPFIVAGLGLHGLAMLWIAAVAGPSTTYWVLAAPLVLSGTGIAMCLPAVQSAVLTSAGPRFLGKASGAFSAMRQLGGAFGVAVLVAGFSLAGGYEAFTGGFTAAVVLSAALAAAGALAGCFVPRLEPKEC
- a CDS encoding 4-hydroxybenzoate 3-monooxygenase translates to MRTQVAIVGAGPAGLLLSHLLGLEGIDSVLLERQTPGYVQARIRAGMLEAGTVGLLRETGLGGRLDVEGMEHRGIHLQWPGERHHLDFVDLVGRSVTIYGQTEITKDLMAAREKAGRPAYYSASDVTLHDVTGKPHVTFVDDGGRARRVDADVVVGCDGFHGPSRAAIPDAAIWERAYPFAWLGVLADVAPSADELIYAWHPDGFAMHSMRSPRVSRFYLQVAPDEDIAAWSDERIWDALAQRLGHPGWALETGPITEKSVLPMRSFVATPMRHGNLYLAGDAAHIVPPTGAKGLNLAVADVALLAKALTASLKDGTDELVDAYSDTALRRVWRSTHFSWWMTSMLHRHGDDFDAQLQLAQLRRTVTSAAAATELADNYSGLPL
- a CDS encoding AAA family ATPase; its protein translation is MSEPSVIELGPRDMLVVAGLPGAGKTTMLRHAATGLPVLDSDQVRERLGAAVPSVPYRCYRPVVHAWHRARIVGRALGATGPIVVHEPSTRASTRALLALVGAVSGRPVRLLFLDVPAEQALEGQRRRGRVVRPRSFARHVRRVGKWREDLLAERVPAGWSSVQVIDRSRAGRTRLVAKLLVELGS
- a CDS encoding IclR family transcriptional regulator — its product is MVKRDSVLTRVVRIFETFEPDAPALRVTDIARRTGLHVATASRLIEELVGHGWLRRDTDRRVRVGVRLWELASRASPTLGLREAALPFMEDLHAVVGHHTQLAVLEDREVLFVERLSAPGAVVNVTRVAGRLPLHASSSGLVLLAHAPADLQEQVLAGPLGAFRRTTLTEPARLRRFLADVRRDGYAFCAGFIDEETTGIAVPLRGRGGDVVAALSVIVPNDDSARMQIPALRAAARGISRTLSH